A genomic segment from Flavobacterium inviolabile encodes:
- a CDS encoding ABC transporter permease/M1 family aminopeptidase, whose protein sequence is MWKFIRYELKYWLKSPMTWIFLFINTLLVFFAIASDNVSIGGGVGNVLKNSPFVIQNYYAVMSTICLLMTTAFMNATANRDFQYGMHQFVFSSPIQKRDYYFGKFIGATLVSLIPMLGVSIGALLAPPLAQVFDMSPPERFGAIIWDGHLQGLLVFGIPNVIISGVLLYGLAIIFRSNIISFIGAMLILVFYGVSQGYTRDIQKEWLANILDPFGTQPFGIMTKYMTVAEKNLHAIGLEGDVLINRLIWLGISLAILFVIYFRFSFNTKKEKPKKEKEKTANELSKLNPSFILKTPETFRFSMGSFWKLTVFELKAIIKNPTFIIIVVIGLANLVAGLTSFTSLYGVKQYPVTYDVVDTISGSFDIFVIGFITFYTGVLVWKERDAKINEIQDATPVKTGFLFSSKLLAITLSLALVLCCTIVIGIIAQTFQGYYKYEPGVYIKSLLVLKLSRFTFMIVLSLFFHYLINNRYIAYFAFVAFVVVNSFIWGLLEIDSNMLSFGATPDIKYSDMNGYGPFIPSITWFRIYWTLFCLILCFVITAFYIRGKESQFKYRWKKAKVSFSESKLPLSLSILAFLLCGGFVYYNTQVLNTYDSSKQMENKQVAYEKKYKKFEHLIQPRFYKFDYNIDLMPKERSMSAKVEAWAKNKSNIPIKELHFTMPELTDSITISIPGAKLKVKDTDLSYRIYTLEKPLAPNDSIKISIALSKITKGFENEVSFTQLTQNGTFFNNSDFMPTFGYNNGYEISDKNKRVKLKLPKRNRMPKLNESDLVARGNTYISNDSDWVEVTTTLSTEPDQIAIAPGTLLKSWDANGRKYFRYKLDKQSLNFYSFISARYQVAREKWNGIDLEVYYDKQHAYNVPNMMKSMKKSLEYYTQNFGPYYHKQCRIIEFPRYASFAQAFPGTMPYSEGIGFIVDLREVTKDDIDQVFYVVAHEMGHQYWAHQVCGANMQGSEMMSEGFSQYSALMVMEKEYGKDKMKKFLKYEMDRYLSGRSSEFEAERPLMKTESQQYIHYNKASVVMYYLKEMVGEQNVNTALANLIKSYAYKNPPYPTSINAVNEFRKVTPDSLKYLIRDMFENITLFSNRVTEAKYKKLGAEYEVTFKTSSEKFRSDSLGIETKMPIADYIDVAVFAKPEGEATTGKVLAYKRYKITKKDNTFTFKTKEIPAQAGIDPYNYLIDRIPDDNIKSVTE, encoded by the coding sequence ATGTGGAAATTTATACGATACGAATTAAAATACTGGCTTAAATCGCCAATGACCTGGATCTTTCTTTTTATCAATACACTATTGGTATTTTTTGCCATTGCATCAGACAATGTCAGTATTGGCGGCGGTGTAGGGAATGTTTTAAAGAATTCTCCTTTTGTTATCCAGAACTATTATGCGGTAATGTCTACCATCTGTTTACTAATGACAACAGCCTTTATGAATGCCACTGCAAACAGGGATTTTCAATACGGCATGCACCAGTTTGTTTTCTCTTCTCCGATTCAGAAAAGGGATTATTATTTTGGAAAATTCATCGGGGCAACCCTTGTTTCCCTTATTCCGATGCTTGGAGTTTCCATCGGGGCTTTATTGGCTCCGCCACTGGCACAGGTATTCGACATGAGTCCGCCGGAACGTTTCGGTGCCATTATCTGGGACGGACACCTTCAGGGCTTATTAGTCTTCGGAATTCCGAATGTTATCATCTCCGGAGTATTGCTATACGGACTGGCTATTATTTTCAGAAGCAATATCATTTCTTTTATAGGCGCCATGCTGATCCTGGTGTTCTACGGGGTTTCACAAGGTTATACCAGAGATATTCAAAAAGAATGGCTGGCAAACATCCTGGATCCGTTTGGTACGCAGCCTTTTGGCATCATGACCAAATACATGACCGTTGCCGAGAAAAACCTTCATGCCATAGGACTTGAAGGCGATGTTTTAATAAACCGTTTGATCTGGCTGGGAATAAGTCTTGCGATACTGTTTGTTATCTATTTCCGTTTTTCATTCAATACCAAAAAGGAAAAACCTAAAAAAGAAAAGGAAAAAACAGCTAATGAGCTGTCAAAATTAAATCCGAGTTTTATTCTTAAAACACCGGAAACATTCCGGTTTTCAATGGGCAGCTTCTGGAAACTGACGGTATTCGAGTTAAAAGCGATCATTAAAAACCCGACTTTTATCATCATTGTTGTAATTGGTCTTGCGAACCTGGTAGCAGGTCTGACGAGCTTTACAAGCCTGTATGGGGTAAAACAATACCCGGTGACCTATGATGTGGTTGATACTATTTCCGGTTCATTCGATATTTTTGTTATCGGTTTTATTACGTTCTATACCGGCGTTTTGGTGTGGAAAGAACGCGATGCCAAAATTAACGAAATACAGGATGCTACTCCTGTAAAAACGGGTTTCCTGTTTTCTTCAAAACTGTTAGCCATCACTCTTTCGCTTGCGCTGGTGCTGTGCTGTACTATTGTTATCGGGATCATTGCCCAAACCTTCCAGGGGTATTACAAATACGAACCGGGTGTATATATCAAGTCTTTATTAGTCCTGAAATTATCCCGTTTTACCTTTATGATTGTACTGTCTCTTTTCTTCCACTACCTGATTAACAACCGTTATATTGCTTATTTTGCTTTTGTGGCTTTTGTAGTCGTAAACAGTTTTATCTGGGGCCTACTGGAGATTGACAGCAACATGTTATCGTTTGGGGCAACACCGGATATTAAATACTCTGACATGAATGGCTACGGACCTTTTATTCCTTCTATAACATGGTTTCGTATTTACTGGACATTGTTCTGCCTTATTTTATGCTTTGTCATTACTGCTTTTTACATTCGCGGCAAAGAATCACAATTCAAATACCGCTGGAAAAAGGCCAAAGTTTCTTTTAGCGAAAGCAAACTGCCGCTTTCACTAAGCATACTCGCGTTCCTGCTTTGCGGTGGTTTTGTGTATTACAACACCCAGGTCCTGAACACTTACGATTCTTCCAAACAAATGGAAAACAAACAGGTGGCCTACGAAAAGAAATACAAAAAATTCGAACACCTTATCCAGCCGCGTTTTTACAAATTTGATTACAACATCGACCTTATGCCGAAAGAACGCAGCATGTCGGCAAAAGTAGAAGCCTGGGCCAAAAACAAATCGAATATACCAATTAAAGAACTGCATTTTACAATGCCGGAACTAACGGACAGCATTACCATAAGCATTCCGGGAGCGAAATTAAAAGTAAAGGATACCGATTTGAGCTACCGGATTTATACGCTGGAAAAACCATTGGCTCCGAATGATTCGATAAAAATCAGTATTGCGTTGTCTAAAATCACCAAAGGTTTTGAAAACGAAGTGAGCTTTACCCAGCTAACGCAAAACGGAACGTTCTTTAACAACAGCGATTTCATGCCTACTTTCGGCTACAATAACGGTTATGAGATTTCCGATAAAAACAAACGTGTCAAACTGAAACTTCCGAAACGCAACAGAATGCCGAAACTAAACGAATCGGATCTGGTGGCCAGAGGCAATACATACATCAGCAACGATTCGGACTGGGTTGAAGTAACCACTACTTTAAGCACCGAACCGGATCAGATTGCCATTGCACCGGGTACCTTATTAAAAAGCTGGGACGCAAACGGCAGAAAATATTTCCGTTACAAACTGGACAAACAGTCTTTAAATTTCTATTCCTTTATTTCTGCCCGATACCAGGTGGCCCGCGAAAAATGGAACGGTATCGATTTAGAAGTTTACTATGACAAGCAACATGCCTATAATGTTCCGAACATGATGAAGAGCATGAAAAAATCACTGGAATACTACACGCAAAACTTTGGTCCGTATTACCACAAACAATGCCGCATCATTGAATTCCCGCGATATGCCAGTTTTGCACAGGCATTTCCGGGTACGATGCCTTATAGTGAAGGAATTGGTTTTATTGTTGACCTTAGAGAAGTTACCAAAGACGACATTGACCAGGTATTCTATGTAGTTGCACACGAAATGGGACACCAATACTGGGCACACCAGGTTTGTGGAGCTAACATGCAGGGAAGCGAAATGATGAGCGAAGGATTCTCGCAGTATTCGGCTTTAATGGTGATGGAAAAAGAATATGGAAAAGACAAAATGAAGAAATTCCTGAAATATGAAATGGACCGTTATTTAAGCGGCAGAAGTTCCGAATTTGAAGCAGAACGTCCTTTGATGAAAACAGAAAGCCAGCAGTATATTCATTACAACAAAGCCAGTGTGGTGATGTACTACCTAAAGGAAATGGTGGGTGAGCAAAATGTAAATACAGCTTTAGCCAACCTGATTAAATCCTATGCCTATAAAAATCCGCCTTACCCGACTTCCATCAATGCGGTTAACGAATTCCGGAAAGTAACACCGGACAGTTTAAAATACCTGATTCGTGATATGTTTGAAAACATTACTTTATTTTCAAATAGGGTGACCGAAGCTAAGTATAAAAAACTGGGCGCAGAATATGAAGTGACCTTTAAAACGTCTTCCGAAAAATTCCGTTCGGATTCCTTAGGTATTGAAACAAAAATGCCGATAGCCGATTATATCGACGTGGCTGTTTTTGCCAAACCGGAAGGAGAAGCCACCACCGGAAAAGTGCTGGCCTACAAACGCTATAAGATTACCAAAAAAGATAACACCTTCACATTCAAAACAAAAGAAATACCTGCACAGGCCGGTATTGATCCTTACAATTATCTGATAGACCGTATACCGGATGATAATATCAAATCAGTAACCGAATAA
- a CDS encoding IS3 family transposase (programmed frameshift): MKDTTTTRVKRTQKDYNMAFKLAVVSRVEQGEMTYKQAQTVYGIQGRSTVLVWLRKYGNLDWSKPNLLFMSKSKETPAQIIKRLEKELAGEKLRNKILNTMIDISDSQYGTQIRKKFFSQTIFRLREGAGISLSKSCRLFGISRQAIYQEQKRILDRESELLKVKHLVLSLRLEMPRIGTRKLYYLLSKQFDQQGVKIGRDALFGYLRREKLLVKPMKSYTKTTYSKHWLHKYENLLKECEIKRPEQVYVSDITYVKSSRKTHYLSLVTDAYSRKIMGYKLSDDMSSENVVQALKMAIQNRKSTLPLIHHSDRGLQYCSKIYQEVLAKNGITPSMTDGYDCYQNALAERINGILKNEFLFYKCKDGQTLGKLIKTAIETYNAKRPHLSLMMKTPNFIHEKTSQVNLTG, encoded by the exons ATGAAAGACACAACAACAACGCGAGTTAAGCGTACTCAAAAGGATTATAATATGGCTTTTAAATTAGCTGTAGTTTCCCGAGTTGAACAAGGCGAAATGACCTATAAACAGGCTCAAACTGTTTACGGTATCCAAGGCAGAAGTACTGTTTTGGTTTGGCTGCGAAAATATGGTAACTTAGACTGGAGTAAACCAAATCTGTTATTTATGTCTAAATCTAAAGAAACCCCGGCTCAGATTATTAAACGATTAGAGAAAGAACTGGCAGGTGAGAAACTTCGAAATAAGATTCTCAATACGATGATCGACATTTCTGATAGTCAGTACGGAACCCAGATCCGAAAAAAGT TTTTCTCCCAAACCATCTTCCGACTCCGGGAAGGAGCAGGAATAAGTTTGTCCAAAAGTTGCCGATTGTTTGGGATAAGTAGGCAAGCTATATATCAGGAACAAAAAAGAATCCTCGATCGGGAATCTGAGTTACTCAAAGTAAAGCATCTGGTTCTTTCTTTGCGATTGGAAATGCCACGTATAGGGACACGTAAACTATATTACCTACTTTCGAAGCAATTTGATCAACAGGGTGTAAAGATAGGTCGTGATGCCTTATTTGGTTATCTAAGAAGGGAGAAGTTACTTGTTAAACCAATGAAGAGTTACACTAAAACTACCTATTCTAAACATTGGCTACACAAGTACGAAAATCTTTTGAAAGAGTGTGAGATTAAACGTCCTGAACAGGTATATGTAAGCGACATCACTTATGTCAAATCATCCCGGAAAACCCATTATCTGTCTTTAGTTACTGATGCTTATAGCAGAAAAATAATGGGGTATAAGCTGAGTGATGATATGAGTTCTGAAAATGTGGTACAGGCATTAAAAATGGCTATACAGAATAGGAAATCAACATTACCCCTGATACATCACTCCGATAGAGGATTACAATATTGTTCTAAAATTTATCAGGAAGTATTAGCTAAAAACGGTATTACACCCTCTATGACTGACGGATATGATTGTTATCAAAATGCTTTAGCTGAAAGAATAAACGGAATTTTAAAAAACGAATTCTTGTTTTATAAATGCAAAGATGGTCAGACTTTAGGAAAGCTTATAAAAACAGCGATAGAAACGTATAATGCTAAAAGACCTCATTTGAGTTTAATGATGAAAACGCCTAATTTTATACATGAAAAAACCAGCCAGGTAAACCTGACTGGTTAA
- a CDS encoding winged helix-turn-helix transcriptional regulator yields MAVKKVHSSCLETVKPVRDALEVLNGKWKLSIIISVAVGNERFTDIQDSIPGITPKVLAKELKELEQHQLIKRTVIDDYPVKIVYRPEPYAATLNPIIFALKDWGLNHRKKLFDKGYVMEDLGAAPECLPAD; encoded by the coding sequence ATGGCGGTAAAAAAAGTACATTCGAGCTGTCTGGAAACGGTAAAACCCGTTCGGGACGCACTGGAGGTTTTAAATGGTAAATGGAAATTGTCGATCATCATATCGGTAGCGGTGGGTAATGAACGCTTTACGGATATACAGGACAGTATTCCGGGAATTACACCCAAAGTCCTGGCTAAAGAACTTAAAGAACTCGAACAGCATCAGCTGATCAAAAGGACCGTAATAGACGATTATCCGGTGAAGATTGTTTACCGGCCGGAACCTTATGCGGCTACCCTGAATCCGATTATCTTCGCTTTAAAGGACTGGGGACTGAACCACCGTAAAAAACTTTTTGATAAAGGATATGTAATGGAGGATTTAGGAGCGGCACCGGAGTGTTTACCGGCTGATTAG
- a CDS encoding GIN domain-containing protein, with protein MKKTILLFALLLTTAFSFAQKKEKLKGSKIVTVTQKDVDKFESLEFEDNLEVFLVKGDKQALEIEADDNLHEAIKAEMYGSTLRVYTDKDITNAKKLSVRVTYTDNLKMISAKNETKLNALADLQLDNVTVKNFDYSKSYLNVKSSVFALIMNDKSKAELNIKAESATIELSKNAELKALIAAAESKIDLYQKATATLEGDSGISKIRLDNNAVLNAKKFAVTDMELISESYTSSYVNALKTISIFATGKSEIQLFGTPKVDMKNFADNATLYKKLQ; from the coding sequence ATGAAAAAAACGATTTTATTATTTGCCCTACTGCTTACTACTGCCTTTTCTTTTGCTCAGAAAAAAGAAAAACTAAAAGGTTCTAAAATTGTAACGGTTACCCAAAAAGACGTTGATAAATTTGAAAGCCTGGAATTCGAAGACAATCTTGAAGTATTCCTTGTAAAAGGCGACAAACAGGCTTTGGAAATTGAAGCCGATGACAACCTGCACGAAGCGATTAAAGCCGAAATGTACGGCAGTACTTTACGGGTATATACCGATAAAGACATCACCAATGCTAAAAAACTAAGCGTTCGCGTTACCTATACCGACAATCTTAAAATGATTTCTGCTAAAAATGAAACCAAGTTAAATGCCCTGGCAGATTTGCAGCTGGATAATGTGACCGTTAAGAATTTTGATTATTCCAAGTCATACCTGAATGTAAAGTCTTCTGTTTTTGCGCTGATCATGAATGACAAAAGTAAAGCAGAGCTAAACATTAAAGCAGAATCGGCAACGATTGAATTAAGCAAAAATGCCGAATTAAAAGCTTTAATTGCCGCAGCAGAATCTAAAATTGACCTGTACCAGAAAGCTACCGCCACATTGGAAGGTGATTCCGGTATCTCTAAAATAAGACTGGACAATAATGCTGTTTTAAATGCTAAAAAATTCGCTGTTACCGATATGGAGCTAATCAGTGAATCGTATACCAGCAGTTATGTAAATGCTTTAAAAACGATCAGTATTTTTGCCACAGGAAAATCGGAAATACAACTATTCGGAACGCCTAAGGTAGACATGAAAAACTTTGCCGATAACGCGACATTATACAAGAAATTACAATAA
- a CDS encoding SDR family oxidoreductase encodes MKKVIVITGSSTGFGALMVRTFDKEGHTVIATMRNVTGSNAEHAKTLGALPNTTVIDMDVTDDTAVNRAIAAIYAQHNRIDVLINNAGIYGGGVLESYSVPQVQKLFDVNVWGVLRVNNAVLPAMRAAKDGLIITVSSQVGRISLPLQSAYNASKFALEGFIEGAYTELIGQGVEAVLLEPGGFLTEIISKVHVNGDREGIQESYGPALTEVQQNIRQAFGKLFTEFAPNPQLIADAALRLVNTEKGKRPLRTPVDPLSKGIDVEYNHITEEIKKRWMHAYGI; translated from the coding sequence ATGAAAAAAGTAATTGTAATTACAGGCTCCAGTACCGGCTTCGGTGCCTTAATGGTGCGTACTTTCGATAAAGAGGGTCATACCGTAATCGCTACGATGCGCAATGTCACGGGCAGCAATGCGGAACATGCCAAAACATTGGGAGCTTTACCCAACACAACCGTGATCGATATGGATGTAACGGATGATACCGCTGTGAACCGTGCCATCGCTGCAATATATGCCCAACATAACCGGATCGATGTACTGATCAACAATGCGGGAATCTATGGCGGCGGTGTGCTGGAATCCTATTCGGTACCACAGGTCCAAAAACTATTTGACGTGAACGTCTGGGGAGTGCTCAGGGTAAACAATGCGGTACTGCCTGCTATGCGTGCGGCAAAGGATGGCCTTATCATCACCGTTTCCAGTCAGGTTGGCCGTATTTCGCTTCCGTTGCAGTCTGCCTATAACGCCAGTAAATTTGCATTGGAAGGGTTTATAGAAGGTGCCTATACGGAGTTAATCGGACAGGGAGTAGAAGCTGTACTCCTGGAACCCGGAGGTTTCCTGACCGAAATTATCAGTAAGGTACATGTAAACGGGGACCGTGAAGGTATTCAGGAATCATACGGACCCGCACTAACGGAGGTACAGCAAAATATCCGGCAGGCATTTGGAAAACTTTTCACCGAATTCGCACCAAACCCGCAACTCATCGCAGATGCCGCGCTGCGCCTTGTTAACACCGAAAAAGGAAAAAGACCACTACGCACCCCTGTTGATCCTCTTTCAAAAGGCATAGATGTTGAATACAACCACATAACCGAAGAAATTAAAAAAAGGTGGATGCATGCCTATGGTATCTAA
- a CDS encoding T9SS type A sorting domain-containing protein: MKKIIILLFCNSVFSQCLTNVNISTSNYSTVLTESSTYIKINSSVASAIKVKLDANPNNGYVEMNPGFIAFPALDGEFIAQALDGCGVLIPSKNNLEDSVINNAFSDLNISLYPNPTIDKVNISFNSLNDLLYDFQIFDINGKLILEKRIKSNEKNCLIDLTALQSNVYIYKLKSGTTIKEGRIIKRQ; encoded by the coding sequence ATGAAAAAGATAATAATCTTATTGTTTTGTAATTCAGTGTTTTCGCAATGTCTTACAAATGTTAATATTTCGACCTCAAATTACAGTACTGTATTGACCGAATCATCAACGTATATCAAAATAAATTCTTCAGTAGCTTCTGCTATAAAAGTTAAATTAGATGCAAATCCAAATAATGGATATGTAGAAATGAATCCCGGGTTTATAGCCTTTCCTGCTCTAGATGGAGAATTTATAGCACAAGCTTTAGACGGGTGTGGTGTTTTGATACCTAGTAAGAATAATTTAGAGGATAGTGTTATTAATAATGCTTTTTCAGATTTAAATATATCACTTTATCCTAATCCTACAATTGATAAGGTTAATATCTCGTTTAATAGTCTTAATGATTTGTTGTATGATTTTCAAATTTTTGATATCAATGGAAAATTAATTTTAGAAAAAAGGATTAAATCGAATGAGAAAAATTGTTTAATTGATCTTACCGCTCTGCAGTCTAATGTTTATATCTATAAATTAAAATCTGGTACTACTATTAAGGAAGGGCGAATAATAAAAAGACAATAG
- a CDS encoding ABC transporter ATP-binding protein, with protein sequence MELVIKDLDKKYSNGVHALNNVSLTIKKGMFGLLGPNGAGKSSLMRTLATLQDVDSGSVTLGDIDVLNDKQSVRKVLGYLPQEFGVYPRTSAVELLDHLALLKGFSNKSDRKEIVEQLLVNVNLWDHRKNAVSSYSGGMRQRFGIAQCLIGNPQLVIVDEPTAGLDPGERNRFYNILSEIGENTIVILSTHIVQDVRELCTQMAIMNKGQVLFSGDTDDALLEIRGKVWERKIAKHTLQDYQNEYKVISNKLVGGQPLIHIFSETTPGDGFVAAEENLEDVFFAKLNELV encoded by the coding sequence ATGGAATTAGTTATTAAAGATTTAGACAAAAAATACAGCAATGGTGTACATGCCTTAAATAATGTTTCATTAACCATCAAAAAAGGAATGTTCGGATTACTGGGCCCTAACGGTGCCGGGAAATCTTCCTTAATGCGAACACTCGCTACTTTACAGGATGTCGACAGCGGTTCGGTTACCTTAGGCGACATCGACGTACTGAACGACAAACAATCGGTTCGTAAAGTATTGGGCTACCTGCCGCAGGAGTTTGGCGTTTATCCCAGAACTTCCGCTGTAGAATTATTAGATCACCTTGCCCTATTGAAGGGCTTTAGCAATAAATCCGACCGTAAGGAAATCGTTGAACAATTATTAGTGAACGTAAACCTTTGGGATCACCGCAAAAATGCCGTGAGCAGCTATAGCGGCGGTATGCGCCAGCGTTTTGGAATCGCACAGTGCCTGATCGGTAATCCGCAGCTGGTTATTGTTGACGAACCAACAGCCGGACTGGATCCGGGAGAAAGAAACCGTTTTTACAACATCCTGAGTGAAATTGGAGAAAACACCATCGTTATCCTTTCCACACACATTGTACAGGACGTACGGGAATTGTGTACCCAGATGGCGATCATGAACAAAGGCCAGGTGCTGTTTAGCGGTGATACCGATGATGCCTTATTGGAGATCAGAGGAAAAGTATGGGAACGCAAAATCGCCAAACATACGTTACAGGATTATCAGAATGAGTACAAAGTAATCTCGAACAAATTAGTGGGCGGTCAGCCCCTTATCCACATATTTTCCGAAACAACACCGGGTGACGGTTTTGTTGCAGCCGAAGAGAATCTTGAAGATGTATTTTTTGCAAAATTAAACGAGCTTGTCTAA
- the trxB gene encoding thioredoxin-disulfide reductase has product MSDTIERVKCLIIGSGPAGYTAAIYAARANMNPVLYQGTQPGGQLTTTNEVENFPGYPDGVTGPEMMVQLQEQAKRFGTDVRDGWATKVDFSGPVHKVWINDTKEIHCETVIISTGASAKYLGLPSEQKYLQLGGGVSACAVCDGFFYRNQEVIIVGAGDSACEEAHYLSKLCKKVTMLVRSEKFRASKIMEDRVRKTENIEILLNTETDEVIGDGQVVTAVRVKNRTTGELKEIPVTGFFVAIGHQPNTEIFKEYIQLDETGYIINEPGTSKTSVPGVFVAGDAADHVYRQAITAAGTGCMAALDAERYLASQE; this is encoded by the coding sequence ATGTCAGATACCATCGAAAGAGTAAAATGTTTGATTATCGGTTCGGGACCTGCAGGATATACTGCAGCTATTTATGCAGCCAGAGCAAACATGAATCCTGTTTTATACCAAGGGACACAACCCGGCGGACAATTAACAACAACGAATGAAGTAGAAAACTTTCCGGGCTATCCGGATGGAGTAACCGGACCGGAAATGATGGTGCAGTTACAGGAGCAGGCAAAACGTTTTGGAACAGATGTTCGTGACGGCTGGGCTACCAAAGTTGATTTTTCCGGACCTGTTCACAAAGTGTGGATTAACGATACCAAAGAAATTCACTGTGAAACGGTAATTATCAGTACCGGAGCTTCTGCAAAATATTTAGGATTGCCATCAGAACAAAAATATTTACAATTAGGAGGCGGTGTTTCTGCCTGCGCTGTTTGCGACGGATTCTTCTACAGAAACCAGGAAGTAATTATCGTTGGAGCAGGTGACAGTGCCTGTGAAGAAGCACACTATCTTTCCAAGTTATGTAAAAAAGTGACCATGTTAGTGAGAAGCGAGAAATTCAGAGCTTCCAAAATCATGGAAGACAGGGTTCGTAAAACGGAAAATATCGAAATCCTGTTGAATACGGAAACGGATGAGGTAATCGGAGACGGACAGGTGGTAACGGCTGTTCGTGTTAAAAACAGAACAACCGGAGAATTAAAAGAAATTCCGGTTACAGGGTTCTTCGTAGCGATTGGTCATCAGCCGAACACGGAAATCTTTAAAGAATATATCCAGTTGGACGAAACGGGTTACATCATCAACGAGCCGGGAACGTCCAAAACCAGCGTACCGGGAGTTTTTGTTGCCGGTGATGCTGCTGATCACGTGTACCGTCAGGCAATCACTGCTGCCGGAACAGGTTGTATGGCGGCACTTGATGCCGAAAGATATTTGGCTTCTCAAGAGTAA
- a CDS encoding head GIN domain-containing protein, producing MVKLVIHITKVIVAAIVALLFSSCNNFSISGLNKVEGNGNVVTKTRNVPSNFTAISASRGLEVILEQSPDTKVTVEADENLQSHIKTEVVNGELRITSDANIKNEKAKKVYVSLPKLDSFEASSGSSVSSKNVLKNNAMAFSSSSGSRIVIKVEAETVSCESSSGSSIKISGKASRLDSDSSSGSSIDAKALAVKDAVAESSSGSSITLNTSQSLTAEASSGSSVNYIGTPNNLIKKLSSGGSISQE from the coding sequence ATGGTCAAATTAGTCATTCACATCACCAAAGTAATCGTAGCAGCCATAGTTGCTTTACTTTTCAGTTCCTGTAACAACTTCTCCATCAGCGGACTTAACAAAGTTGAAGGCAATGGTAATGTCGTTACTAAAACAAGAAATGTTCCGTCCAATTTCACTGCCATATCTGCCAGCCGCGGATTAGAAGTGATCCTTGAACAGAGTCCGGATACAAAAGTTACGGTAGAAGCTGATGAAAACCTGCAAAGCCACATTAAAACAGAAGTTGTAAACGGCGAATTACGAATAACTTCCGATGCCAATATCAAAAATGAAAAAGCGAAAAAAGTATATGTAAGCCTTCCGAAATTAGATTCTTTTGAAGCTTCAAGCGGTTCTTCCGTGAGCAGTAAAAATGTACTGAAAAATAATGCGATGGCTTTTTCTTCCAGCAGCGGCAGCCGGATTGTCATTAAAGTGGAAGCCGAAACCGTTAGCTGTGAAAGCAGTAGCGGCAGCAGTATCAAAATCAGCGGAAAAGCCTCCCGTTTAGACTCTGACTCTTCCAGCGGAAGCAGTATCGATGCCAAAGCACTGGCTGTAAAAGATGCCGTAGCCGAATCCTCAAGCGGCAGCAGCATTACGTTAAATACCTCACAGAGTTTAACGGCAGAAGCATCCAGCGGAAGTTCTGTAAACTATATCGGAACCCCAAACAACCTTATTAAAAAATTAAGTTCAGGAGGCAGTATTTCCCAGGAATAA